In Nicotiana tabacum cultivar K326 chromosome 10, ASM71507v2, whole genome shotgun sequence, the DNA window ATACCGTCATACCACTTGGACTAAAAAAGCAATGGTAATTTATTGTTTATTGCAGGTCTATGGTGTTTTGGATGTCCAACGTGTTGCCGGAAATTTCCATATATCTGTTCATGGGTTGAATATTTTTGTTGCTCAAATGGTTAGCTCTCGTGGATTCTATGTTCTTTTATGGAGTGATTTTTACAATGATAATCAACCTGTTAAAAGACATTGACGTCTccatttatctttcttttctatttatgTATGAAACAGCGATCTTTGGAGGTTTCTAGTTGGAAGATGCTAAAATTAAAATAGACTTGAAAATAATGACCTTTAGGAATTAGTTTATTGGAAGTTCTTATATAAATCAGATTTGTCCTGTTTCTTTTTTTTCGCTTACTCCTGTTTGTATCTGTTTTTAACCACTGCAGATTTTTGGAGGTTCTACTCATGTGAATGTGAGCCATATCATCCATGACTTATCATTTGGGCCCAAATATCCAGGTATTCACAACCCGCTTGATGGAACAGAACGAATTCTGCGTGGGGCAAGTGGAACATTCAAATATTACATTAAGGTTTGAGTTGTAGCCCTCGTTTGAGATTATAGACATTTATTTGATGTTTAGTTTGAATATGTTGCCTACAGTATTTGGACATAGCCATACATCTTTCTCGAACTGATGAAATGAATTGTATAACTGCTCGCTTTAGTTATTTTCTATTAATgttttttagtattttgttttaactttttaTCACTAGTCTTTCTGGAATCGTTGTGAAAAGTAGATATGCGCTGAATTTAGGTACCTTTTCCGTTGTAATGCGGAGCTCCACTTTTGTGCAATTGATTGTTTATACAGATCATAAATCATACTTTCTCCACAAAAGAACGATATTAAATAGAATGACTTGGTAATCGGACTTAagtgcccccccccccccttcttttttttttttttttttgtaattataGTCCCAGAACAACTTAATTAGCTTTTGAGCTGCCTAACAGCTGCACTAAATGGGTGAATGCGGTTCGTGGAGACATGCACTGCAGTGCATGATCTTCATATCCACTTTGAACTGAAAGTGAGGAGACTATTTTTTCTGCATCAGGCCATGATTGTCAACAGCGTATATATTTAGCTAAAAAAATGATCGTTTAACAACATATATTTTCATCTGTGTCGTCTGTCCTGTCCTACTTCCATTTTTAGGTTGTCTCAAGATCGTATCCACTTGAAATTTTTACTTACTTTAGTATAAAAAAAGTTAATATGAGACCTATTTTCACTCTTAACAATATTCAATTTTTTTGAAAGTCAACTTTATCTTCACTTTTGGACCCACTTTAATTTAAATATGATAAATTTCCAACTGTAACCTTAGTAGTCGAGTCGAAACTAAATTTGACACCTGCATTTGGACCGAAGGAGCAATTTTATAAATATGCAGTTCTATAACTGGAGTAATTTCTGTTCCTGGTACCTGCCACTATCCGTAGCCAAATTATCTTTTAAGTATACCATAAAGTTTGAGAAATTTCCATGGATTTATGGTGAGTAATTAACATTTAGCTGAAATGTATGGTCTAGTTAAGTTGTGCGGATCTCATACCAAGTTTTTCTTTGAAGCTAATGTTCTGTTGTTTTGCTATTCTGCATTTTGAAGTTCTGGTTTTTGTCTTGTAGATTGTTCCCACTGAATACAGGTATTTATCAAAAGAAGTTTTGCCAACTAATCAGTTCTCTGTAACGGAATACTTTTCTCCCATCAATGAGTTTGATCGGACATGGCCAGGTGCATCTCTTAAGTCTTAAATACTCAACAGACAAGTTCTTTCTATCAATTGttgccttttctctttttctcttgttGTACTTTTTTGCTTATTGTCTTTCTCAATTAATGCAGCTGTATATTTCTTATATGATTTATCACCAATCACTGTGACCATCAGAGAAGAACGTCGCAGTTTTCTGCACTTTATTACTCGGCTCTGTGCAGTTCTGGGTGGTACATTTGCCTTGACAGGTTTGCCTCCAACACTTAACTGTAGCCTGTAGGATTTTTTGAAGTTAAACATTCTCTTATAAGCCAGAAGTCCCTGCTATTATTCTACTCTTCTTTTTGCACATACATTCTTGGCATTTGAAGGTTGAACTTAATGCTCTGCATTTTGTTGTGTGGGAAGATTGTTAATCATTTACTCTGGTGTGTGGAAAATGCTTACAAGTATTTTGGTACCAGGAAATATGATACTTTAGACttctttattcttatttctttctTGCATATTCAGAATGGAGTGTTAATTGCCTGGGGAGATCATCTTCTAAGAGTCTCAACCAATTCTTGGGAAATTTTCTCCCGTGTTCTATAATCTTTTTTCCCCCCATGTTTGCAGTTGAGGGATCTCCATTCAAACATTATCTCCAATTCTCCATTCACGCATTTCGCTGAAATAGCATAGACCTGGCATCTGCCAATGATTTGGAGTTTATATTGTATCTGTTTAGTTAGATACCGATTTTTTTTATGTGGGGTTATTACAGTCATAGGTTTGGGGAGCGGCCTAATATTGGGAAGTTTTTAAACTTTCCCTGAGAAGTCTGTCGTAGATTTACGTATGGACAATGTATTTTTCCCTGATTCTTTTGGCTTCCTCTTAGGATCTTTTTTTGTTTGGAATTTCAGGGATATTCCCCTAAAGCTGTTTCTTGCAGTTAAGAAACTGGACTGTGAAATTAGTAGGAAATCTTTAATCTAATCAGTGATCACACATTCTCACATATTTGCCTAATGTTTTGTGTATAATAGGCATGCTAGATAAATGGATGTACAGGTTCCTTGAAGCAGTTATGAAGAAAAACAGCAGAAGTCTTGTGCGATAATTTAAGGTTACCTAGTGACATGTTGCACCTACAGAGTAGTATTCAGCTGAGGAAATCCCAAATTCCCAGAGCACTATGCTTTTAGCGAACAAGGGAGATCGATAAATGAGGCTTGTGTATAATTTATTCCGTGTATTTTGTTTTTCTGACTTTCTTTTTATCCTTTAATTTTGATAGCACTTTACACAAATATACCATGGTGTATCCAAGCCATTCTAGCAGTCTGAGAAAAGATTTACTTACTGGTCATTGTAACATAATGTAGTTTGTAGTTCAAAGGAAATGAACATTTCCAGGTTTTCTTGCTCAATTTTAGTTGAAAAACTTGCTGGAACTGAGAGAGTTGGACTTCTATGTGATGCTTTATTATGCAAGTCTTGTTTAATGCAGTACCTGGAAAGTAGATGGTCTGGTAGATCTTGTAAATTGGAGTGAAACCTATTTCTTCCTTTTATCAGTTTTGGAAAGATAGTAGTTGACCAAATACTTGATGCCATTGATACTAGAATAGAGTGAGCATGGAGTCGAATCGAATAAAGCATGCTTCAGTACAAGGAGGGTCTTTAAATAGATTTGGAAGCCGCCAACCCGGGATTCGGAAGTCTATTGGGTTATTATCGCTTTTAGCCCACGccaaaaattatttacattcgatatccgaaaaattatattaaatttttataattttgtatataacatatagaatgtgtgtgtgtatatatatatatatatatatatatatatatatatatatatatacaaaaaatatacatttttaatatattttaagagcaactatacagtgtcattttcccCAAGGGTAAGTCTATCTATTCAACGATGTTCGCCTTGATCACATTTGCCATGAATTTGCAAAATGAATGAATAAAAGCATAAAAACCAGGCTAACTTTCtagaaagtgaaaaaaaaagaagagaatcgATACTTGTAGACAATCAAGCATAAGCCTTTCTGTATTTCATAAAATCTCAAAAGTACTCAAAATTCCATGTTTCCAAATACTTCCAAAGATAAAATAACTCCTACGGCTACAAGACCCCTATACTATCCCATTTCTGCAATTTTTTCCACCCTTACTGGCACATTTTCTATGTGGCCTATTCCTTGTGCAGCTAAGTACCAAGTGAATTTTCAAGGTACTACTACAAGTAGCAGCACAAGGCAAGGAATCCCTCAAGCTACAAAAATGCTTGACCATTAGTCAGCATCACATACTGATTTGACTTCAAACTATTTATCCAATGCTGTGAAAATATTAGAAGTCTGAGTTAAGAACTCTGAATCCTAATCTCTTGCAGCCCCGGATTCTCTAATTGTCCAACAACAGGATTATGCAATGGTTGGTGTTGTTGCTGCTGACTATTATTATGGCGTTGTTGGCGTGAGGTGTTGTCAATGTAGCTATAATATCTTTGATCAGGCAGAACATGTGGTTGCATGGCACTGGTTGTTTGTGCAGGGGATGATCGTAGACGCCTGCTAGCTCTCCACCTCAAATACTCTACAAGGAGCGAGTTGGTACTAATTGCAATACCGAAACCAGTGAAGGAAGAAAGCAGCACCGATAGAAGTGCACTAACATTAAGCTGCACATATAGCAATTATGTAAATCTTTATGTATCTGTTATTTTTGCAGGTGAAAGCAACAGCGGCCTTCACCTATCGTCCAAACAAGGAACCTCACTCCCTCCTCTTCCCCCTAC includes these proteins:
- the LOC107818145 gene encoding uncharacterized protein LOC107818145 → MGLKQVLKALDAFPRAEDHLLQKTKSGAFVSIVGLVIMATLFLHELSYYLSTNTVHQMAVDLRRGETLPIHINMTFPSLPCDVLSVDAIDMSGKHEVDLDTNIWKLRLNRDGHITGTEYLSDLVEKEHKHDDHKDHHEDSDNKTHLQGFDQDAENMIKKVKQALANGEGCRVYGVLDVQRVAGNFHISVHGLNIFVAQMIFGGSTHVNVSHIIHDLSFGPKYPGIHNPLDGTERILRGASGTFKYYIKIVPTEYRYLSKEVLPTNQFSVTEYFSPINEFDRTWPAVYFLYDLSPITVTIREERRSFLHFITRLCAVLGGTFALTGMLDKWMYRFLEAVMKKNSRSLVR